In Lysobacterales bacterium, the DNA window CGGCCACCGCCAGGGTCGCCGAGACGTGGATCCACGCGGCCCGCGACTGGGCGCGGAACTGTGCCAGCGGCGCGGCCACGGACAAGGGCGTCAGGCTCAGCCGGAAACCACGCTGGCTGAGCTCGTACCAGCGCACGGCGTCGTCGCCGGCGGCGCAGATCGGCTCGGGATCGGCATCGACCAGCTCGACCGGGTCGGCCGCCTCGCGCCAGCGCGCCAGGCGCTGCCGCAGGGTGTCCAGGCGCTCGCCCAGCGCATCCATGCCGGCGCTCGCCCCCTCCAGTCCTGACAGCACGGCCGCGGTGTCGTCGAGCGCCACGGCCAGCGCGGCCAGGCCGTCGACCACGCTGTCGCGCTGCAGGGCCTGCGCCGCGGTGCCGCGTGCCGGCAGCCCATCCAGGGCCAGGCGCAGGCCCCGAAGGGCGGTCTCCAGCGCCTGCAGCGGCGCGGTGGCGACCGCCAGCGCACCGCTCACCTGGCCGCATTCGGTCAGCAGGTCGGTGCCCAGCTCGCGCACCATGTGATCGCTGAGTGCGCTGCCCAGGAACAGCGAGGCGGTCTCGGGGAACTGGTGGGCCTCGTCGATGACAAAGGCATGGGCGCCGGGGAGGATCTCGCCGAAGCCCTCCTGCTTGAGCGCGAAATCGGCCAGCAGCAGATGGTGGTTGACCACCACCAGGTCGGCCTCCTGGGCGGCGCGCCGTGCCTTGACCACGAAGCAGTCGCCGTACTGAGGACACTCGCCGCCCAGGCAATTGTCGCGACTGGAGGTGACCCGCGCCTTGAGCGCACCGTCCTCGGCCAGGGCCGGGAAGGCATCGAGATCGCCATCGCGGCTGCGACCGGCGAACTCGCGAAGCGATTGCAGGACGGCGACGTCGCCCGTCCGGGCGTGGCGACCCTCGCGCCAGGCCTGGTCCAGGCGGTACAGGCACAGGTAGTTGCCGCGCCCCTTGAGCAGGGCGGTGCGCGGCCGCACCGCCAGCGCCTGGCACACACGCGGCAGATCGCGCAGGAACAGCTGGTCCTGCAGGGCCCGGGTGCCGGTCGAGACGATCACCCGGGCACCTGAAAGCAGTGCCGGGACCAGGTAGGCGTAGGTCTTGCCGGTGCCGGTGCCGGCCTCGGCGACCAGCAGGCCGCGATCGGCGACCGCCTGTTCCACTGCTGCAGCCAGCGCCAGCTGCGCCGATCGGGGCGAGAACCCCGAAAGGGCTGCCGCGAAGGCGCCCTCGCTGCCCAGCACCTGCGCCGCGGTTGGGGCCGATCCGGGTTCGGGGTCGCTGACGGCCATCGACCGGCGGGTCAGTGCGCCGGCACCGTGCGGCCGGCCGCCCAGTCGCGCAGCGCCTGCACCTGCTCGGCCATCAGCATAGAGAGCGGGCGGGTCGCGGCCAGCTCGGCGAGCAGCAGGGCCTGGTCGAGGGGCCGGGCGACGGCGTGGGCGGCATACAGGCCGGCGACCACTGCCTGCTCGATCTCGGCGCCCGAAAAGCCGTCGCTCGCAACGGCCAGCGCCGGCAGGTCGAAGCCGTCCGTTGCCAGGCCACGACGCGCCAGGTGCAGCGCGAAGATCTCGGCCCGCACCGTCGCGTCGGGCAGGTCGACGAAGAAGATCTCGTCGAACCTTCCCTTGCGGAGGAGTTCCGGCGGAAGCTGCTGCACGGCGTTGGCGGTGGCGACCATGAACACCCGCGAGCGCCGTTCGGCCATCCAGGTCAGGAAATGGCCCAGTACGCGGCGCGATACGCCGCCGTCGCCATCCCCGGCGCTGCTGGCCAGCCCCTTCTCGAGTTCGTCGATCCACAGCACGCAGGGCGCGAGCGCCTCGGCCGCCGTCAGGGCCTCGCGCAGGTTGCGCTCGGTCTCGCCGTGGTACTTGGCGTACAGCGCACCGAAATCCAGGCGCAGCAAGGGCAGCCCGAATCCGCCGGCGATCGCCTTGGCGGCAAGCGACTTGCCGCAGCCCTGCACGCCCAGCAGCAGGATGCCGCGCGGCGGGTCCAGGCCCGGCAGGGGCTCGACCGCGGCCAGCGCCGGGCGTCGCTGGGCGACCCAGTGCTTGAGCCGCGCCAGCCCGGCGACATCGTCCATGCCCGCGGCATCGCCCTCGAAGTGCAGGTGGCTGGAGCGGTTGAGCAACTCGAAACGCATGCGGTTGGCGGCCGGCACGTCGCGCGCGCAGACCACGCCGTCGTCGAAGATCAGGCGTGCGGCGACGCGCCTGGCCTCGACGGCATCGAGACCGCCCAGGTTGCGGATGATCGCTGCCAGCGCCTGCGGGTCGACCTCCACCCGGCGGCCGTCGTGTTCGCGCGCGTACCGGGCCGCCTCCTCGGCGACGATCCGGCGCAGGACCTCCGGCGATGGCAGGCTGATCGGGACGCGCAGAGCCAACCGCTCCAGCTCCGGGGCAAGCTCGATCCGGCTGCCGACCATCACCACCACGTGCGCCGCGCAGTCGTGGCGCTGCACGATCTCGCGCAGGTTGCGAACGGTGGCCGGATAGCCCAGGTAGGGATGGAAATCGAACAGCAGGAAGACGCTGCGCTGCCGGGCGGACCGGATCGCCGCCAGGGTGGAGCCGACGTCGGGCGCGGTGCCGGTGAGCGCGTCCTCCAGGTCGAGGTCCAGGCGCGACAGCCCCCCGGTGATGCTCCAGCGGTACAGAGGTCGAAGCACCTTGCCCAGGACATGCCGGAACAGGTCGACCACCCGGGCCTCGTCCGGGGTCTCGATCACCAGCAGCGGGGTGTCGGCACGCAGCAGCGCCGCCAGGTCGTTGCTCTCGGGCATCGTCTTCCTTGTCAGGGGCAGTCCACATCCGGACACGCCCGGATGACTCCACGGTGCCGGCTGCCGCCCCGGAACCGTCCGCGCCGCGCGATCCGTCCCCGGGCCGCCGCCTCGGCAACGCAAGGCGCCGACCACACCGGCTGGCGTGTCGCCAGGCCAGACGGCAGGCACCGGACGGCGCGGCACACTTTCGGCCGCGATTAGACCCCATTCCGGCGGCAGCCGCCATCGCCCGGCAGACGCTACTAGAGTGTCACATGTCGTCCCGCACCTGCCCGTGCGGGGCCGAGTGCCGCATCCGCCCCGCGCCGGAGCGGCCGCGGTGGGCACCGGACCGATGCCGATGTGCCGCCCGGACAGACGCACATCCGTCCCTTCGACGCCCCATCGCGCCGGGCGCGACCCTGGATCAGGCCACGCCCCGAAGCGACCCGATGGAGTGATCCACGTCTCAACCTGTGCGACCGGTCCGCGGCATCCTTGCGCCGGTCAGCGCTGAGGAGGCGACGCATGGAGCCCTGTGAGCAGGTCCCGGTGACGGGTGCCAAAGTGGTGGACCTGGCCGACGTGCGCCGGCGATGCCGCCCCGGCACCCCGGTGCCCGCCGTGCCGCTCGGCATGGATGTCGACTCCATGATCATCACGCTGGGCGATGCCGTGCAGTTCCTGTTCCACCTGCGCGCGCTGGGTCGTGAGCCGGCCGCACAACGCGACCTGGAACGTGCCGTGCGGGTCGCACTGGCCTGTCACCCGCTCAGCGAGGATGCCGAAATCCTCGCCGACACCTGGGACAGCATCCGCGACCTCAACTTCCTGGAAGCGCGGGTCGCTTCGGTTCGTCGCTTCGAGGCACGCAACAGCGAGGATTAGCAGCTTGTTGAAAAACGACCTTCCTGGTCGTTTTTCAAGTCACCCGTCTGGCGCAGGTCCGGACGGGCTCCCATCCGCAGCGTGGCTGTCACGGCAAGGGTTGGCCGGGCGACTGCGGCTGCGGCCAGCCCGCGGCGCGTGTTGATCCCGAACGGCCACGCGCCCGGGTGGGCGACCGGCGAGCCACCAGGACCGCCGTTCTCCACCGCACAACACGGGCGGTCCTGGCGATCGGCCGCGCCCTGCCGCGAGGTGCCGATCCCCCCGCTCAGTAGCGGTCCACCCGGGGCGGCATGCAGGCCTGTGCGCGCTCGCGCGCCTGCACCGCGCCATTGGGCGCGTTCTGCAGGACCCGCGCCTCGGCGATGGTCAGCCAGCTGCGCGCGCACCACTCGCCGACCCTGGCGCCGGCTTCCCAGGCCTCGCGGGCCAGCGCTTCGGCGCGCGCCGCCTCGCCGCGCGCGAGCAGCAGTTCGGCGTAGCGCTGGCGCGCCTCGGGGTCGTCCAGCACCGCCTCCAGAGCCCGTTCGGCGGCGCGGCGGTCGCCGCGCATCTCGGCCTGCGCAGAGGTCTCGATCGCCTCCACCACCGCCGCATCACGGACCAGCTCCACCTGGAACTCGCCGCGATAGGCGGCGGCGCCGTCCCGGATCACCGCCAGCACGTTGACCGGCGCAGCCGCCGCCACGGGTGCCGGGGCGCGCACCGGCTCAGTCGCGCAGGCGGCCAAACCAGCGGCGGCGAGGGCGCCGCTCATCGTCCTGGCGTACCGGTTGGTTGCTTGCTTCATCATCGTCCTCATTGCGTGTTCCACCAAGGTTCCTGAGCACGTCGCCCATGCCGTTGTCGATGCAGCCGCCCCAGCGCGGCAGCGCCGGCGCATGGCCGGGCACGAAGGGCAGCAGGCGGGTATCCGGGCAGCGCGGCGGGCGGGCCTCGCCGTCGGCGTTGACGGTCTGCCAGTCGATCGCCGCACGGCTGTCCACCGACAGCGGCACCTGCGGCAGCCGGCGCATCAGGTCGGTCCAGACCGGCAGCGCCGCACCGGTGCCGGTCAAGCCCAGTGCGGCATTGTCGTCGTTGCCGACCCACACGACCGCCAGCAGGTTGCCGGTATAACCGGCGAACCAGGCATCGCGCCCATCGTTGCTGGTACCGGTCTTGCCGGCGGGCGCGAACGGCGCCAGGGTCGAGCCGGCAAGCGCCCGTGCCGTCCCGGTGCGGGCGGCCTCCTGCAATGCATGGCCAACCAGGGCGACCGCCGCCTGGTGGCTGGCGCGCGCCTGGGCGGGCTGCAGGCGCGCCAGCGCGCGGCCACGGGCGTCGAGCACGCCGGTGACCACACGCAAGGGCCTGGCCTGACCCGCCGATGCCAGGAACCCGTAGAGCTGCGCGACCTGGGCGGGACTGAGGTCGAGCGCGCCAAGAAGCAGCGATGGATTCGGGGTCACCCGCATGCCGCCGGCAACCGATCCCACCAGGCTCGCGACCTGGTCGACGCCGATCGACATGCCAAGGTGGACGGTGGCCAGGTTCAACGAGCGCGACAGGGCGTCGACCATCTGCACGCGACCGGTGCTGCGCCCATCGAAGTTCTTGGGTTCCCAGCTGCGGCCGCCGGCGAGAGGCACCCGGATCGGCACGTCGTCGAGTGGGCTTGCCAGCGACCAGCGCGACGGCTGCGACAACGCGACCAGATAGACGAACGGCTTGGCCAGAGAGCCGACCGGGCGCTGCGCCAGCAAGGCGCGGTTGAATCCGGGATTGCGCACGTCGCGCCCCCCCACTGCTGCCAGCACGTCGCCGCTCCAGGGATCGGTCACCACCGCGGCGGCCTCGAGCTGGTCGGCGTTGCGCAACCTGGCGGTCGCCTCCTGGACCGCCGACTCTGCAGCTGCCTGGGCCGCGGGCGCCAGCGTGGTGTGGATGGCCAGGCCTTCCCTGCCCAGCATGTCGGCGTCGAGGTCGCGGCCGAGCTGGGCGCGGACCAGGTCCAGGAAGGCGGGATGCAGGTTCCGCGCCAGCCCGGGGCGCTCGGTGACCGCCAGCGGCTGCGCCAGGGCATGGCGGTACTCGGCCTCGTCGATCAGACCGGTCTCCCGGAAGTGCCGCAGCACCAGGTCGCGCCGGGCGTTGGCCCGTGCCGGGTGGCGCCGCGGGTTGAGCCAGGAGGGGCCCTGGATGAGGCCGACCAGCAGGGCGATCTCGGCGACGCCCAGGCGGCGCAGCTCGCGCCCGAACCAGAACTCCGCCGCCGCGGCCATGCCGTGCACCGACTGCCCGCCGTGCTGGCCCATGAACACTTCGTTGAGATAGAGCTCGAGGATGCGCCCCTTGTCCTGGCGCGCCTCGATCAGCACCGAAAGCACCGCTTCGTTGACCTTGCGCGTCCAGGTCTGCTCCAGCCCGAGGAACAGGTTGCGCACCAGCTGCTGGGTGATCGTGCTGCCGCCCTGGGTGCGGTCGCTGGTCAGGTTGCGCCATGCGGCGCGCACGATGGCCAGGGGATCGAGGCCGCGATGGCGCTTGAAGTCGCGGTCCTCGACGGCCTGTACGCCGGCGACCAGAAGGGTCGGCATTTCCACAAGGCGCAGCGGCCGCTGCTCGCGCTGCCGTGGTCCGTAGAAGGTGGCGATGCGGGCCGGATCGATGCGCGCCTCCGCCAGCGTCCGGCCGCCACCATCGGCCAGCGCGGCGACCCGGCCGCGCGCCAGGGCGATGCGCAGTCGCTGTTCGGGCCAGCTTCCGGAAGGATCCACGAAGCTGCGGGTCTGCACCACGAAGCCACCCTCGCCTTCGCGCGCGAAGGTCCCGGGACGCAGTGCCTGGCCGTCCTCCTGGTAGCCGGCGGCGGCCAGCTCGGCCAGCAGGGCCGTAGGGGTCATCGCCAGGTTGGGGCGCAGGATCATGGCGCGCGCATAGACCCTGCTGGGCTGCACGGTGACCGTGAACTCGGCGAAGCGCTGCGCGATCTGGCGGTCCAGGTACCAGGCCCACGCCGACAGGAAGCCGATCGCCAGGCCGATCGCCAGCAGCACGGCACGCAGCAGCCAGCTGCGCAGCGACAGTCCGGCCAGGGTCATGCGGCGGTGCCGGTCCCGAGGGGACAGGCGACGCCGGTGCCGCCCAGTCCGCAGTAGCCCCCTGGGTGGCGGTCCAGGTATTGCTGGTGCTCGGGCTCGGCAAACCAGAACGCGCCAAGCCGCTCGACCGTGGTGGTGATGGCGCCCAGCCCGGCCGCCTCCAGCCGCTGCTGATAGGCCGCCAGGCTGGCCCGCGCCAGCGAAGCCTGGCCGTCGTCGGCGACCAGGATGATCGAGCGGTACTGGCTGCCGAGGTCGTTGCCCTGGCGCATGCCCTGGGTCGGGTCATGCCCCTCCCAGAAGCGGCGCAGCAGGTCGGACAGACCGATCTGCGCGGGGTCGTGGACCACCTGCACCACCTCGGCATGGCCGGTCATCCCGGAACAGACCTCACGGTAGGTGGGATTGGGTGTGTAGCCGCCCGCGTAACCCACCGCGGTGGACACCACGCCGGGCAGCGTCCAGAACAGGCGCTCGGCGCCCCAGAAGCAGCCCATCCCGAACCAGATCCGGGCCAGGCCCGGGAAGGCATCGTCCAGCGGCGCATCGAGCACACGGTGGCGCGACGGCACCGGCATCGCCTCCGCCCGGCCAGGCAGCGCCTGCGCCGGCTCCACCATGCGTTGTCCGAAGGCGCCGATGCCGGCCATGCTCAGATCGCCTCGTACTTTGCCAGGCGCTCGGATTCGGCGCGCCCTTGGGCGATCCACTCCTGCATCGCCGGCAGCGCCAGCAGCGCGTCCATCCACGCCCGGCATTCGCCATCGACCGGCACCGCGTAGCCGGTGAAGCGGATCGCCACCGGCGCGAACATGCAGTCGACGATGCCGAAGTGGCCGCACAGGAACGGACCGACTCCGGCATGGCGGGCGCGCAGCGAGCGCCACAGCGCCTGCACCCGGTCGATGTCCCGACGTGCCCCGGCGCCGATCTGCGGCAGCGGACCGCGCCGGCTGCAGTTCATCGGCAGCTCGCCGCGCAGGTCGGGAAACCCCGAATGCATCTCGGCGCTGGCGCTGCGCGCCAGGGCCCGCGAGGCGGGGTCCTGCGGCCAGCCGTGCGCCTGCGGATGGCGCTCGGCCAGGTACTCGAGGATA includes these proteins:
- a CDS encoding glutathione S-transferase family protein, with amino-acid sequence MTRYRLVIGNKNYSSWSLRPWLFLRHHDIAFEEVRLALDSEEFRTRIGDFSPSGRVPVLHDGEVVVWDSLAILEYLAERHPQAHGWPQDPASRALARSASAEMHSGFPDLRGELPMNCSRRGPLPQIGAGARRDIDRVQALWRSLRARHAGVGPFLCGHFGIVDCMFAPVAIRFTGYAVPVDGECRAWMDALLALPAMQEWIAQGRAESERLAKYEAI
- a CDS encoding ATP-dependent DNA helicase — translated: MAVSDPEPGSAPTAAQVLGSEGAFAAALSGFSPRSAQLALAAAVEQAVADRGLLVAEAGTGTGKTYAYLVPALLSGARVIVSTGTRALQDQLFLRDLPRVCQALAVRPRTALLKGRGNYLCLYRLDQAWREGRHARTGDVAVLQSLREFAGRSRDGDLDAFPALAEDGALKARVTSSRDNCLGGECPQYGDCFVVKARRAAQEADLVVVNHHLLLADFALKQEGFGEILPGAHAFVIDEAHQFPETASLFLGSALSDHMVRELGTDLLTECGQVSGALAVATAPLQALETALRGLRLALDGLPARGTAAQALQRDSVVDGLAALAVALDDTAAVLSGLEGASAGMDALGERLDTLRQRLARWREAADPVELVDADPEPICAAGDDAVRWYELSQRGFRLSLTPLSVAAPLAQFRAQSRAAWIHVSATLAVADDFRLFQARTGLFDAQTLRLDSPFDYRRQALLYLPGDLPEPNHGAWLEAMAQALAGLVEASRGRALLLFTSHRALRYAAQVLAERVALPLFVQGQAGKHQLLEAFRASGNGVLLGAASFWEGVDVPGEALSLVAIDKLPFAPPDDPVLTARLAAVRAEGGDPFNDWQVPQAALLLKQGVGRLIRSGEDRGVVALLDPRLRGKGYGRRILAALPPMPVVDDLGSVRDFLAP
- a CDS encoding AAA family ATPase, with the protein product MPESNDLAALLRADTPLLVIETPDEARVVDLFRHVLGKVLRPLYRWSITGGLSRLDLDLEDALTGTAPDVGSTLAAIRSARQRSVFLLFDFHPYLGYPATVRNLREIVQRHDCAAHVVVMVGSRIELAPELERLALRVPISLPSPEVLRRIVAEEAARYAREHDGRRVEVDPQALAAIIRNLGGLDAVEARRVAARLIFDDGVVCARDVPAANRMRFELLNRSSHLHFEGDAAGMDDVAGLARLKHWVAQRRPALAAVEPLPGLDPPRGILLLGVQGCGKSLAAKAIAGGFGLPLLRLDFGALYAKYHGETERNLREALTAAEALAPCVLWIDELEKGLASSAGDGDGGVSRRVLGHFLTWMAERRSRVFMVATANAVQQLPPELLRKGRFDEIFFVDLPDATVRAEIFALHLARRGLATDGFDLPALAVASDGFSGAEIEQAVVAGLYAAHAVARPLDQALLLAELAATRPLSMLMAEQVQALRDWAAGRTVPAH
- the mrcB gene encoding penicillin-binding protein 1B, whose amino-acid sequence is MTLAGLSLRSWLLRAVLLAIGLAIGFLSAWAWYLDRQIAQRFAEFTVTVQPSRVYARAMILRPNLAMTPTALLAELAAAGYQEDGQALRPGTFAREGEGGFVVQTRSFVDPSGSWPEQRLRIALARGRVAALADGGGRTLAEARIDPARIATFYGPRQREQRPLRLVEMPTLLVAGVQAVEDRDFKRHRGLDPLAIVRAAWRNLTSDRTQGGSTITQQLVRNLFLGLEQTWTRKVNEAVLSVLIEARQDKGRILELYLNEVFMGQHGGQSVHGMAAAAEFWFGRELRRLGVAEIALLVGLIQGPSWLNPRRHPARANARRDLVLRHFRETGLIDEAEYRHALAQPLAVTERPGLARNLHPAFLDLVRAQLGRDLDADMLGREGLAIHTTLAPAAQAAAESAVQEATARLRNADQLEAAAVVTDPWSGDVLAAVGGRDVRNPGFNRALLAQRPVGSLAKPFVYLVALSQPSRWSLASPLDDVPIRVPLAGGRSWEPKNFDGRSTGRVQMVDALSRSLNLATVHLGMSIGVDQVASLVGSVAGGMRVTPNPSLLLGALDLSPAQVAQLYGFLASAGQARPLRVVTGVLDARGRALARLQPAQARASHQAAVALVGHALQEAARTGTARALAGSTLAPFAPAGKTGTSNDGRDAWFAGYTGNLLAVVWVGNDDNAALGLTGTGAALPVWTDLMRRLPQVPLSVDSRAAIDWQTVNADGEARPPRCPDTRLLPFVPGHAPALPRWGGCIDNGMGDVLRNLGGTRNEDDDEASNQPVRQDDERRPRRRWFGRLRD
- the msrA gene encoding peptide-methionine (S)-S-oxide reductase MsrA, giving the protein MAGIGAFGQRMVEPAQALPGRAEAMPVPSRHRVLDAPLDDAFPGLARIWFGMGCFWGAERLFWTLPGVVSTAVGYAGGYTPNPTYREVCSGMTGHAEVVQVVHDPAQIGLSDLLRRFWEGHDPTQGMRQGNDLGSQYRSIILVADDGQASLARASLAAYQQRLEAAGLGAITTTVERLGAFWFAEPEHQQYLDRHPGGYCGLGGTGVACPLGTGTAA